A region of Pyxidicoccus parkwaysis DNA encodes the following proteins:
- a CDS encoding phosphopantetheine-binding protein, with the protein MIATSSPSTSNSLEQRLAGYWCELLGIDAVSPGDNFYEMGGNSLLATNLANLIEDELGVRPEMSELVGTLAEAVTATDALLKALHASN; encoded by the coding sequence GTGATTGCCACTTCGTCCCCGTCTACATCCAACTCGCTGGAGCAACGGCTCGCTGGCTACTGGTGTGAGCTGCTCGGAATCGACGCTGTGTCGCCGGGAGACAACTTCTACGAGATGGGCGGCAACTCGCTGCTGGCCACCAACCTCGCGAACCTCATCGAGGACGAGCTGGGTGTGCGGCCGGAGATGAGCGAGCTCGTCGGCACCCTCGCGGAAGCCGTCACCGCCACGGACGCGTTGCTCAAGGCGCTGCACGCTTCGAACTGA
- a CDS encoding HAD-IC family P-type ATPase, with protein MPQARARRNWRSWGFGLALLAAVILVVARSSEEREFALLLKQSAPGWLLVATGLQAATYLSQSAVWRSVLRRTPFRVPLGALYSMSFAKLFIDQAVPTAGISGSALIVHGLERRGVARGPVMACVVVETMTNYTALILALLVALSVADFLGEARVMVWTATGVLIVLVSLLIMFLVRLSRNAGVERAPRGFARIPGARALLAALSEAPPSLAHSPRVLSEATGFNFIIHLLDAATLWALLRSIGVDADPTGVFAAFMLSTLARTLGVIPGGLGTFEAASTGTLTLLGIPLAAALSATVLFRGFSFYVPLVPGLLLSRGELRQQREAARAPAVERYWALPPQSLFDALHTGPDGLAEEEAASRLERHGANELEASRRPTRLGVVWMQLESPLVLLLIVAAVISVFTEDRTDAVIVLAIVLGSVVLGYSRESRAQAAIARLRERITLGVKVLREGRPLTVPLPAIVPGDVVLLSSGCMVPADARLLEATDLYVSQAVLTGESVPVEKRPGLATPDAPLAARDNCVFRGTHVRSGTGKCLVVASGRGTAFSGVSRRLNLRAPETELDRSLRQFGSVLLVTAVLMVLVVFAANVLLARPPMETLLFALSLAVGLSPEWLPAAHRMNRVASAQAMAARGVLVRRLSAIESLGSMDVLCTDMTGTLEGAREAILELSRMGVGIKLITGDSRLVAEHVAREGGLGTTRVLTGAQLRQMSDEALWHEAELTELFVEVDPTQKQRIILALKTQGHGVGFMGDGVDDAPAMYAADASISVEQAADVAREAADFVLLQQHLDVVRHGIEAGRRTFVNTRKSILTTTSANLGNLVSTAVVSLFLPFLPLLAGQILLSHFLSALPAMGLTRDSVDPEWVVQPRRWNMRRVVRFMVAFGLMSAVFGFLTFGVLLHHFKAGPELFRTGWFIESLLMVLVIELVMRTRRPFYRSRPATRLLVTTGAVVVLSFVLPFLPLSGVLGFVPPPGSLLLVIVGITALYVAATARAKKGFFRAEA; from the coding sequence TTGCCTCAGGCAAGGGCCCGACGGAACTGGCGCAGTTGGGGCTTCGGGCTGGCCCTGCTGGCGGCCGTCATCCTCGTGGTGGCGCGCTCGTCGGAGGAGCGTGAGTTCGCGCTGCTGCTGAAGCAGTCGGCCCCTGGCTGGCTGCTCGTCGCCACAGGGCTCCAGGCGGCGACCTACCTGTCGCAGTCGGCGGTGTGGCGCTCCGTGCTTCGGAGGACGCCCTTTCGCGTGCCCCTGGGCGCCCTCTACTCCATGAGCTTCGCGAAGCTCTTCATCGACCAGGCGGTCCCCACCGCGGGCATCAGCGGCTCGGCGCTCATCGTCCATGGACTGGAGCGGCGCGGTGTGGCGCGCGGGCCGGTGATGGCGTGCGTGGTGGTGGAGACGATGACCAACTACACCGCGCTCATCCTCGCGCTCCTCGTCGCGCTGAGCGTGGCGGACTTTCTCGGCGAGGCGCGAGTGATGGTGTGGACGGCCACGGGCGTGCTCATCGTGCTCGTCTCCCTGCTCATCATGTTCCTCGTGCGCCTGTCCCGGAACGCGGGCGTGGAGCGTGCCCCTCGCGGCTTCGCGCGGATTCCCGGCGCGAGGGCGCTCCTCGCCGCGCTCTCCGAGGCCCCGCCCTCGCTCGCGCACAGCCCGCGCGTGCTGTCGGAGGCCACGGGCTTCAACTTCATCATCCACCTGCTCGACGCGGCGACGCTCTGGGCCCTGCTCCGCTCCATCGGCGTGGACGCGGACCCTACCGGCGTCTTCGCCGCCTTCATGCTGTCCACGCTGGCGAGGACACTGGGCGTCATCCCCGGAGGGCTCGGCACCTTCGAGGCGGCCTCCACCGGGACGCTGACGCTGCTGGGCATCCCCCTGGCCGCGGCGCTGTCGGCCACGGTGTTGTTCCGAGGCTTCAGCTTCTACGTCCCGCTGGTGCCCGGGCTCCTGCTCTCCCGGGGCGAGCTCCGCCAGCAGCGCGAGGCGGCGCGCGCACCGGCCGTCGAGCGCTACTGGGCCCTGCCTCCGCAATCGCTGTTCGACGCCCTGCACACGGGGCCGGATGGGCTCGCGGAGGAGGAAGCCGCGAGTCGCCTGGAGCGGCATGGCGCCAATGAGCTGGAGGCTTCGCGGCGGCCGACACGGCTGGGCGTCGTGTGGATGCAGCTCGAGAGTCCCCTGGTCCTGCTGCTAATCGTCGCGGCGGTCATCTCCGTCTTCACGGAGGACCGGACGGATGCGGTCATCGTGCTAGCCATCGTGCTCGGCAGTGTGGTGCTCGGCTACTCGCGCGAGTCCAGGGCCCAGGCCGCCATCGCACGGCTGCGGGAGCGAATCACCCTCGGCGTGAAGGTCCTCCGGGAAGGGCGGCCGCTCACGGTGCCACTGCCGGCCATCGTCCCGGGCGACGTGGTGCTGTTGTCCTCGGGGTGCATGGTGCCCGCAGACGCGCGACTGCTCGAGGCGACGGACCTGTACGTCAGTCAGGCGGTGCTGACGGGCGAGAGCGTTCCCGTCGAGAAGCGGCCCGGGCTCGCCACGCCGGACGCCCCACTGGCGGCGCGCGACAACTGCGTCTTCCGGGGCACCCACGTGCGCAGCGGCACCGGGAAGTGCCTCGTCGTGGCGAGCGGGCGGGGCACGGCTTTCAGCGGAGTGTCCCGGCGATTGAACTTGCGCGCGCCGGAGACGGAGCTCGACCGGAGCCTCCGCCAGTTCGGCTCCGTGCTGCTCGTCACGGCGGTGCTGATGGTGCTCGTGGTCTTCGCCGCGAATGTCCTCCTGGCGCGGCCACCGATGGAGACGCTCCTCTTCGCCCTGTCCCTCGCGGTGGGGCTCAGCCCCGAATGGCTGCCGGCCGCTCACCGCATGAACCGCGTCGCGAGCGCCCAGGCGATGGCCGCGCGGGGCGTGCTCGTGCGCCGGCTCAGCGCCATCGAGAGCCTCGGCAGCATGGACGTGCTTTGTACCGACATGACGGGCACGTTGGAGGGCGCGCGCGAGGCCATCCTCGAGCTGTCCCGGATGGGAGTGGGCATCAAGCTCATCACCGGCGACAGCCGGCTCGTGGCGGAGCATGTGGCACGGGAGGGGGGGCTGGGCACCACGCGGGTGCTCACGGGAGCTCAGCTCAGGCAAATGAGCGATGAGGCCCTCTGGCACGAGGCGGAACTGACGGAGCTCTTCGTCGAGGTGGACCCCACGCAGAAGCAGCGAATCATCCTCGCGCTGAAGACGCAGGGGCACGGGGTGGGCTTCATGGGAGACGGAGTGGACGATGCGCCGGCCATGTACGCGGCGGATGCGAGCATCTCCGTGGAGCAGGCCGCGGACGTGGCCCGTGAGGCCGCGGACTTCGTGCTCTTGCAGCAGCACCTGGACGTGGTGCGGCACGGCATCGAGGCGGGACGAAGGACGTTCGTCAACACGCGCAAGTCCATCCTCACCACGACGAGCGCGAACCTGGGGAACCTGGTCAGCACTGCGGTGGTCTCGCTGTTCCTGCCCTTCCTCCCGCTGCTGGCGGGACAGATTCTGCTGAGCCACTTCCTGTCGGCGCTCCCCGCCATGGGCCTCACGCGTGACAGCGTGGACCCGGAGTGGGTGGTGCAGCCGAGGCGTTGGAACATGCGCCGCGTCGTGCGCTTCATGGTGGCCTTCGGCCTCATGAGTGCCGTCTTCGGCTTCCTCACCTTCGGCGTGCTGTTGCACCACTTCAAGGCCGGCCCCGAGCTGTTCCGCACGGGCTGGTTCATCGAGTCGCTGCTGATGGTGCTGGTGATTGAGTTGGTGATGCGCACGCGGCGGCCCTTCTACCGGAGCCGTCCCGCCACGCGGCTGCTCGTCACCACGGGGGCCGTCGTGGTGCTCTCGTTCGTCCTGCCGTTCCTCCCGCTCTCGGGAGTGCTCGGTTTCGTGCCTCCTCCGGGCTCGCTGCTGCTCGTCATCGTCGGCATTACCGCGCTCTACGTCGCGGCGACGGCGCGGGCGAAGAAGGGATTCTTCCGCGCCGAGGCGTGA
- a CDS encoding cytochrome-c peroxidase, with protein sequence MFVLLLMGGPLACEVAPSSESLVHPGSRDATPSERPEDVQASAIFEATLAQGDSAEHGGLKRVERLGKLLFFDRRLSEPMGQACAVCHGPEVGWTGPDMFINLTGSVYEGAVRGRFGNRKPPSSAYATPAPVFHLRTTSGVAEFVGGNFWDGRATGEDLGNPAADQARGPFLNPVEQNNPSKAAVVGKVCRGPYGDLFRAVYGASICGDVPRAYDSIARAIAAYEGSSEVNAFSSKYDAWLAGRASLTPQEAWGLRLFEGKANCDNCHTSQRGPHGEPPLFTDYTFENLGVPRNLFNPWYWEFQFNPDGPFWVDLGLGAFLQTREEWASRARANLGRVKIPTLRNVDKRPYPGFVKAYTHNGYFKSLESLVHFYNTRDVLPVCLTVTQGTPGVDCWPVPEVGLNINTTEVGNLRLSPQEEQAIVAFLRTLSDGYIRHTVE encoded by the coding sequence ATGTTTGTCTTGCTGTTGATGGGAGGCCCGCTGGCATGCGAGGTCGCACCATCTTCGGAGTCCCTCGTGCACCCGGGGAGCCGGGACGCCACGCCATCCGAGCGCCCGGAGGATGTCCAGGCCTCGGCCATTTTCGAGGCCACGCTGGCTCAGGGCGACTCGGCGGAGCACGGCGGGCTGAAGCGCGTGGAGCGGCTCGGCAAGCTGCTCTTCTTCGACCGCAGGCTCTCCGAGCCCATGGGCCAGGCCTGCGCCGTGTGCCATGGCCCCGAGGTGGGCTGGACGGGCCCCGACATGTTCATCAACCTCACCGGCTCCGTGTACGAGGGCGCGGTGAGGGGCCGCTTCGGCAATCGCAAGCCGCCCTCGTCCGCCTATGCCACGCCAGCCCCCGTCTTCCACCTGCGCACGACGTCCGGCGTCGCGGAGTTCGTGGGCGGTAACTTCTGGGACGGCCGCGCCACGGGTGAGGATTTGGGCAACCCCGCTGCGGACCAGGCGCGGGGTCCCTTCCTCAACCCCGTGGAGCAGAACAACCCCAGCAAGGCCGCCGTGGTGGGCAAGGTGTGCCGGGGCCCCTATGGCGACCTCTTCCGTGCTGTCTACGGCGCCAGCATCTGCGGCGACGTGCCGCGCGCGTACGACTCCATCGCCCGGGCCATCGCCGCATACGAGGGTTCGTCCGAGGTCAACGCCTTCTCCTCGAAGTACGACGCGTGGCTGGCCGGCCGCGCCTCGCTCACCCCCCAGGAGGCGTGGGGCCTGCGACTCTTCGAGGGCAAGGCCAACTGCGACAACTGTCACACGAGCCAGCGCGGGCCCCACGGTGAGCCGCCGCTGTTCACCGACTACACCTTCGAGAACCTGGGTGTGCCCCGCAACCTGTTCAATCCCTGGTACTGGGAGTTCCAGTTCAACCCCGACGGGCCCTTCTGGGTCGACCTGGGTCTGGGCGCCTTCCTGCAGACGCGCGAGGAGTGGGCCTCGCGCGCACGCGCCAACCTGGGCCGGGTCAAGATTCCCACCCTGCGCAACGTGGACAAGCGGCCCTACCCTGGCTTCGTCAAGGCCTATACCCACAACGGCTACTTCAAGAGCCTCGAGTCGCTCGTCCACTTCTACAACACGCGGGACGTGCTGCCGGTGTGCCTTACGGTGACCCAGGGCACGCCCGGTGTGGACTGCTGGCCCGTGCCGGAGGTGGGACTGAACATCAACACCACCGAAGTGGGCAACCTGAGGCTGTCGCCCCAGGAGGAGCAGGCCATCGTCGCCTTCCTGCGGACGCTGTCGGACGGCTACATCCGCCACACGGTGGAGTGA
- a CDS encoding CBS domain-containing protein, which translates to MSLARFCRKTVAIIQPTQRVAEAAEQMREQHVGALVVVQDDLRPVGMLTDRDIVTRVVAERADATAVFVAEAMTCEPAIVRVDSSLDQTLFAFKKHGVRRLPIVDAQGRVAGLVSLDDVLVLLSAELDQTAAAVRENQGP; encoded by the coding sequence ATGTCGCTCGCAAGGTTCTGCCGCAAGACGGTGGCCATCATCCAGCCCACCCAGCGCGTGGCCGAGGCCGCCGAGCAGATGCGCGAGCAGCACGTGGGCGCGCTCGTCGTCGTGCAGGACGACCTGCGGCCGGTGGGCATGTTGACCGACCGGGACATCGTCACGCGCGTGGTGGCCGAGCGCGCGGACGCCACGGCCGTCTTCGTCGCGGAGGCGATGACGTGCGAGCCCGCCATCGTCCGCGTGGACAGCTCACTCGACCAGACGCTCTTCGCCTTCAAGAAGCACGGCGTGCGCCGGCTGCCCATCGTGGACGCGCAGGGACGCGTGGCGGGGCTCGTGTCCCTCGACGACGTGCTGGTCCTGCTGTCCGCCGAACTGGACCAGACAGCCGCCGCCGTCCGCGAGAATCAAGGCCCCTGA